From the Chelonoidis abingdonii isolate Lonesome George chromosome 4, CheloAbing_2.0, whole genome shotgun sequence genome, the window AGTGGCTGGTGGCTTATCTGCAGCCATTGTGTTGCCTTCCTACTTTTTCCTAGTCAGTCCtactattaaactaaaccaactCATACAGAGACAGTGAATGTCCCAACAACCCACCATAGCCAACAACCAGGTCACATACAGTGTTCATAAATTATCATCCGCTCCTCCCCACATCCTGCACAGCTGTTCCTTTACTCCACTGGCTGTAAACTTGCAAAACGGGCAGCTGGCCTTGGAAAATATCCCTCAGTCACCTGTTTGGAGGTGTGGTAGGGAGAGGGAATATACTGCAGGATCCATCACCCCCATTCCTGACCACTGCTGAGGTCAGAAGGCAAGTTGCTGCAGACTTCAGCTCATGTTTCAGGTATAGGCCATTGCTGGAAGCAGGGTACTGGCATTGATGAGCCAATGGTCTGTTCCATTATGGCCGTCATTCGTTAATCCCTCAGCCACCCCAAAGCCAGAAAGGTTTGTCAAGCAGCAGGGAAGTCAAAGTGAGCACAGAAGTAGCCCCGTTTGTTAGGAATCAGCAAAAAGGCCTCTTGGGTGAGCAGAAAAGAGGCCAGAATTAGATTGAAATCCAGCCTGTGAAGCTAAACGTATGAAAAGTGTGAACATGGCTATATCTATCCACACATCTCGGCCTGCCTGCCAACATTTGATAGCTATAAATAGAGGCACACCTCTGATCTTCACTGAAATGCATCTGACTAGGAGCACTGCTAGGAGGCTCAGAGAGGGGGGAAATGGAGAACTGTGCTACTGAAATAACAGTGACTGTCCCTGCTCAATAGGGACAGTTGGCAAGAAGGCATGGCGAGGCCCTGGGCATAACTCCGTTCCTCCTTAACAAGTGCTTGCACCATCAGAGCTCCTCTAGGGACCTCCAAAGTATGCAAGACTCCTGCCCAGCTCCAAACACAAGATGGAAGAGTATAGCTCTCATCCCAGTCTGCTAAGGGCGCATCACCAAACTCACACCCCAAGATGATGAACACAGGGAGAGTTTTAAGCATCTAGTGAACTTGTCCCCTGTTTGACGGTCCCTGTTTGCTTGATACATTTCACTGAATGGAAAGCAGGCTGCTCTGTTTCACTGTCCAGGTCAGGTCCTCATCCTCCATCCTGACGTACACAGGCTGAGCCAAGTGGAGCGTTGCCCATTTAGACCTGCTCCGACCTGGCCCTCGCTTTCTGCTCAGTTTCCAGCTGTAGTTCTTGGGTACTAGCCTGGTGCTGTTGTTTTCAGCTGCATAAGAGTGAAGGGAGAGAATCAGGTCGAAGAGAAAATCCCCCTTTTCATTCAAAGTCAAACTTGGTGGGTGGGGTGATTGGATCAGAAAGTTTTTCACCCCTCGGTGGCTGTGTCATATTCAGCGTCGGATGGTGGTGACAGAAAGTTACCTGTTTACCTATGGGGCTTGACTGCCATGGACAAAGGAGAGCTCACTGCCCGGGCAGGGTGCAGTCTAATCAGCGTGCACTGAATTAGAATGCAGGTGCCATCTGATGGTTCTTAgcagcctatgtgaaatgagtgggTGGGTGTCATACCGGAACTGAAGTGACATGTCACAAAATCCTTTCTGTTACTGGCATGAATCAGCCCCATTGCTGGCAGCCTTAGCAGAGAGGTGGttggataccatggtgatgggcaacCTTATGGAAACCCAGATAGATAGAGTGGGCAAGGACTGACGGACTGTGGAATCTGAACTCACTCCTAGAGTGTGTCTACCCTATCAAATCATCCAGGGGTAGTGCTGCTCCAGTGTAAGAGCAAGTGTAGACCAGACACCAGCATTTATACAGCCATGGGTAGGACTACTGGTGTAGGTCAAGCCTTAGAAGGGATGAGGCATATTGGTAAGCTGAAGTGTGGGGACCTTTCCCTGCCACTGCCCGTGCTGTCCTTGCTTTGTGGATAACTCCCGCCCATTACCCCTCAGCCCCAAGACCACACTGACAACCTCCTGCAGAGGCAGGCCAAGACAGCTGTCCATCTGTCCAGGGGGAGGAAGCAGGACAGGGGTTTCTCTATGACTGTGGGGCCTTTTTCCAGGCCCTTGTCCGTTCACGCTTCCAGGCAGGATTCCTATGGGTGCCATCCACTAACTCCTTGGACTCCTCTGGGCAGCAGGTGCTCTggggggttctctgctcagtgtctccCTCTGCATCGCTGGTTTTATCCCATGATCTGCACCACCAATCCTGGTGGCTTTTGTCCCCCTTACTCAGTCCACCATATCTGGGTtccatggccccacccccatctgaGGGGTGGGCCTTCCAAGGCTCTGCCCACCAATCCCAGCCTTCAGACAGGCTGGCTCCTTTTACCCAAGAGGGCGGATGGAGGTCTCACCTTCCTCCCTGCTAAATGCGTCTCTCCCCATCCCTTTCTCTGTGGGCAGGTTATCCAGGATTCCCTTTGAGATGCCTGTCTGCGAGGGCAACGCCACTAAAAGGACTCTTCATCTCATGGGGGACTTCTCGGCCCCCTCCGAGTTCTTCGTGACCCTGGGAGTCTTCTCCTTCCTGTACAGCATGGCAGCCCTGGTGATCTACCTGCGATTTCACTCCCTTTACATAGAGAACAAGAGGCTTCCCTTTGCGGTGAGATCCCTGCCATagcccccagggctggggtttgTTTGGTGGCTCTTACGGCTGCGGGGCTTGTTCTAAAGAACCTGTGCCAGAGCAAAGGGCTGGGAGTTAGGTCTCCTGGGTCTGATTTCTGGCTCCGCCACTGACTCACTATggggtcttgggcaagtcacttcccatttCTCTGGAAGAGATGTTTGGGAAGGCAGAGCTGAGCATCTGAGGGCTTCCCCCACCACTGAGCCATCATTCTGTCCCCGCAGccccttccagcctgggagctcTCCCTGTGGTGTTGTCACGGAGCTAACCCTTAGCAGGCACTTTCCCCCTTATCCCAGCTAGGGTCAGCAGCCAAGTGATTGAGCCTTCAACTCTGTGAGCTAGGTGCAAAGGCTGAAGGCAGTTTCAGAGCCAGGGCTTGCAGATGAAAGCTGCAGGCCCTGTGGTGGGATGTAGCAGGATGTCTGTTTGGTGTCCAGGGCTTCAAGTCAAGAAAGGGAGGCATTAGATGCAGGCAGCAAGGGCAGACTGAAGCTGTGCAGTGCAAGGCAGATGGTCCTAAACCCGTTTGCTTATCAAAGAACAGGGAAGATGCATACATTGCAGGGAGGTGCTGGGACACTTGTGGGACCCTCCAGGGAATTTAGGGGCCTTTCTGGAGCATTGGGCCTAGATCTTTTGGAGTTTGCCCTAGTCTGccagccagaggggctggggcagagctgggtggctggtccctgggcaggtggtggtgggaggcAGCATAGGCCAGGTGGGCTGGAGGTCCTGGAGCTAGAAGAGCATTGCCATCTccatgcctggggctggggcaagtgAGAGGAGCCCTGCTGTGCACAGCGCCAGAACCAACATGATATTTCCTTCCTTCTGCCGCCCTCCCAGGATTTCTGCGTGAGCGTCTCCTTCACCTTCTTCTGGCTGGTGgcggctgcagcctggggcaaaGGCCTGTCAGACGTGAAAGGGGCCACGCGGCCGTCCAGTCTCATCGCCGCCATGTCCGTGTGCCATCTCAAACAGGCGGTGTGCAACGCTGGGGCCACGCCGGCCATGGGGCTGGCCAACATCTCCGTGGTAAGAGCCTGCAGCGAAGCCAGCGCCACAGCTGTGCACAGGCAAAGGGGGCAGCGGACCCATTCGGCCAGATTTACACCTGGTGTAAATGGactgtgcccatttacaccagctcagcATCTGGTCCACAAGCTGCAAAGCCTGTGACCACAAAACTGGAGTAGAGTGCAGGTGGAGACACCTCTTAGGCTGTGCCAtgccctgggtgggggtgggggtgggggcgttaTCAGCACTGGGGTTTGATCCAGGGACCATGAGCTGCTACTGACTGAGCTCCAGCACCTGGCTTTGTTAGCCAGAGCTGGACCAGGCCCATCGGCCTCTGTACATGAACTGCCTGTGCCTAGGGGAGATGGATGGCCACATGATGCTGTAGTTTAACCAGTGCACCAAGAGCAGTCAGCATGCCAGGAACTGCTCAGACACCGTGGTGTCAATGGTGCATTGAGTGCTGTCTCTGTACTGAGTGCATTGCCCTGAGAGGCAGTCACTGGGAGTGGATGTGTGTGTCTGAGTGACTTAGCTACTTCTtcagcaccagagcagggcagaggcagcagttgAAGAGTTGAGGGGATTTTGCCAAGTCTGCATAGCCTTTAGGCCTGGGGAGCTAAGGGAAGTTTTCTGTTAGCTGTAGCAGTAAGCAGCCTTATAGCCTTTGAGCCCCCAGCCACCGGGGGGCCATGCAGCGGAGAGccgagcagttctgattccacccAGGAGCGGGGTGTACACGGCCGGATGCACGCATGCGCCTGAGGCTGGGAGGCCTTGCTGTGAGTGCACTGATGGTAATTATGCCCTTTGCTCTCTCTGACTCTCCCCAGCTCTTTGGCTTCATCAATTTTATCCTGTGGGCTGGAAACTGCTGGTTTGTGTTTAAAGAGACCTCGTGGCACGCGCAGGCCACCAACAAGGAGAATTCTGCTGAACAGGGAGCCATTGACAAGCAATAAAGGCCCTCTCTGCCTGCCCACCCCCTTCGAGACCTTCTCCCACCCTGGACAGCCGGTACCTTGTCACATACATGCCTTCATCCCAGCGCTGTGGGACCGTGTTCTGTGCAAGCTCCATCCTCATGTTGGCATCTCTCCTGAGCATTCTGGGATGCCAGCCTATGAGTGACTGGCAGGTGGGAGTCCTGACTCGGTCCCAGGTATACAGAACTCGTTGCAGACTCCAAGGTTCTGGTAGCAGGGTTTATTAATTTTGTCAATAAGTGTAATTTATTTGTTTCTGTGTTCCTGGCCCCCCCAGCCTGCGGCTGTGTGGAATTGCTCTTCACAGCAGCTGTGATGAGCCTAAACCAATCAGGAGTTTAGACGCCACAGGATCGGGTACGGAGTCACTTGCAGGTGAGAGTGGATGTGCTGGGGAAACCTAAGACTGGGGCACTACAGGACCACTCCTCATGCAAGAGCATCCCTTACTGCCCAGCCATGGAAAGGCAGAGGCTGTCTCAGACCTACCCCCTGCTTGACTACGAATAAGGGAGACAGCCTAAGATGCAGAAAGGGAAGGTGGAGAATATGCTGTTTCTTGCTCCTGGGAGAAGGCCGGTATATTTCTcctcaccccttctgcctgcagcattGTGTATGTCCTGGAGGAGGCTGATGGAGGGTTTTCAGCTGCCCTTGAACTCCAGTTTGGCTCAGTGGGAGACCACGGATTAGGCCAGATAATCTAGTGTAGCAGCAGCTTGATACGGAGGTGCGATCCTGCCCTTGCCGGACAGTGCTCTAGGAGGGTTTTCCCATCTCTGATCGCAAACACGGGCAATGCGGGGGGTAGGCAGTTCCTTACTCAGATCTCCAGATCGTTCCTCTTCCCAAGACAGCCCGCCCTATTAGCAGCTTTTGGTGCTCGTCCCCTCCCTCTCCTACAGCTGAGGAGCAGCCCCAGATTCCTCCGATCCCTCCTTATAAAacctctgagtgtgtgtgtgtgtccgttcCATCGACTCCccgaggggcagcagcaggggactgACCCTCTCCAGTGTCCTGAGCCAAAGAGCTTTGCTTGGCTTCTAGGAGACTTTTCTCACAGCCAGAGGAGCCACTAGCTGAGTTTATGACCCTCGGCGGAAGGATccagggctgagctgtgctgaCACCGGCACAAGCAGAAGGGAAGCTTTGTCCAAACAGTGTGTTCAGATCATCATCAGTCTCCTTGTCTGCAGTAGTAAGGCCGTCCCCTTACCCTACTGGCACTATACCAGCTGCTCCTACTAAGTCCTGTCCCTGGAGCCCAGCAACACTGATTGCTGACAGAACCCCTGAACAGTACTGTCATCCTCCCTGGCCACTGGGGCATGAGGCAGCTGGCCCCGAGCCCATTGGCATTTTAACCCCTGACCCCCCCAAGGTGCTCTGTGCTCCCGGAGCCGCTGGGCAGAATGGTAGCATGGCATCCCAGGTCCCAAAGACAGCCTTGCTTTGTTCTTGGAGAAGGGGCTTGTTCAGCAGCTGCTTTAGTGCCCTGAACTCTGTAAATCCCTCTGAGCTTCAGGGCATTGCTCTGTTGCAAAGGGCTCGCTGTCTCCCCTACAGACAGATGAGAGCTTTGGTTCAGGGGCCTGGGGAATCCAGACTCCTCGCTGACTCTTCTgggcttcctctctctctttcctccctccgccccccacGATGGGGGTGCGTCCCTTCTGCTGAAAGAGAGACTGGCATTAATGGTGCTTTGTTAGCTGGGGACCTTCTCTTCAGCAAAGACCTAATTCCAGCATATTTTGCATATTTCCCCTCCGCCAGTACCTCTCGCCCCTCTACGGCAGCCAGGCTCTGGCCAGTTGTAGGGAGCCCTGTGGTGTCTCTGCCCCAGAACCGCAGGGGACTAAGCCCCACAGAGCTGCGATGCCCaattccctgcagcacagccccagTGCCACATGCTGTGGTCCTTACTGTGGCCATTGGATGCCCTGCAGGACAAGAGCATCGACCAAACTATTACTGGagggcttccccctccccacccaggcttccTGGGCTGACTTCTGTCCTTGAGTTCCTAGAGGTATAAACCCTCATGTTtacggggggagggatagctcagtggtttgggcactggtctgctaaacccagggttgcaagctcaatccttgagggggccatttagggaacaggggcaaaaatctgtcggggattggttctgctttgagcagggtcttagactagatgacctcccaaggtcccctCCAACTCTGATGATCTATGATAAGCCACCACTAGCTGCCAAGAGTCAGGTAGAAGCTTCCCCTGTGGCCAGGCTATTCCATAAATGTCCAGTAGGGGTTTTCTtgtaccttcttctgaagcagctggtgctggggacCAGATCCCAGACTAGgcagaccactggtctgataaTTCCTACACTCCCATGGTGGCTCCAAGGGTACCAGGACAACCAGCACACCACTGCCACATTTGGTTCCTTCTgctttgcctgtgtccctgtttgcTAATTTGGGGGGGGAGAGTTGAAGCCAATCCTCAGCTGCCaggctccattaaagtcaggaAGTGACACTGCTTTATGCTAGCTGAAAGTCTGGCCTTTGTGGATAAGCCACCGCAAGGACCAATGCTGCTCAGATCTTCCCAGAGTCCAGCGATGGAATGGCCTGGCCTTTATTTTGCTTATCAGTGATTAGTAATAATGGCTCCAGAACCtgcgggggaggagagggcactTCTCTGCATTTTGTAACCTCAGCCTTCACGGGGAAGCAGGGGCTGGGAACCATTTCTACTGTGAGGCTTGTTGTGTTCTGtctgtgtttatttatttttttgctttagtGCTAAGGTTGGCACCtgcccctttgcccagcactagGAGCAGCTCCTATGCCAGCCTGCAGTCCTCCCGCATGGATAACCCCCACCCAGTTCAGGCAGCAGACTCCAGGCCAGGGATGTGCTCTCCTCATTGGGCTCTGCTCTGTGACAGAGATCCCAGAGGAGGGTCCTGGGGTTACGGGGAGGGACCAACCTTAGCTGGTGCTGGCTTTTCATTTTCCTGTAGAATCTCTTGGCTGGGGGTGGAGACAGGCCTGGTGCCAGCAAAGGGCCCTGAATATGTGTGactctgcagggagaggggtcaaggggggggggggggaaggaggcaatTGCTCAGAAACCTTTTTGGCCACTGTTAAAGCAACTGATTACAGCAGGAGTTGAGACGGGGGTAGTGGCCCAATCCCAAGCTGTGTGTGCCCTGGCATTGATTGGCTGCTTTCCAGCAGCCCCTTCAGCCTCCCcaggcctggcccggcccggaaTTACATTGCATGGTTTTCTGGTGCTTGTTATTATGACTGAATAAAAAGTGCAGTGAGGGTTTGCTACGACAAGGTGCCGCTCCGGGCCAGTTTCCTTTGCACTCTCCACCCATCTCCAACAGTTGCTCTCTACCCTGCTTCGTGTCACGGTCCTAGCAAGCCACTTCTCGGCTCCTACAACTGTCACGCCTGCAACGTGTGGTGAGCTTCCTCCTCGAGGGGTTAGTCCAGATAGATAACAGCCTACTATTACTGCTAGCTGATGTTCCCCTAGCTGGAGATGTGCAGCCCTGTGCTGTTGGATCTGAGGGCCCTGGGTTCAAACCGCTGAAAGGAGAGGAGTTGTTAGCACAAacaagctgctgcctgtgcttggctctctctctgccccatatCAGAGGAGAGCAAATTCAGACCCTGTTCCACCTAGCAGCTCAGGAGGTGCTGGCACTAGGCCACTGAGGACACAAAGCCATGTTTGCatcagcagctgggacccagctTGACATCCattcagcagcaggtgctgatGATAGCCTGTGGCCCCTACGTCTCCCAGGGGGGAGTGGAGTGCAGTGGCCATACCTGTGATAGGCTCTGCACTACTCCAGGGAAGGGGGGGTATGCTGCTGCGCTggctgcctcccctgccccaagggAACAGGGCTGCACTCACCTTCAGGGCAGGTGCTTAGGTGACCTAATACAGCTTTGCTGTTGTTGCAGCATCTCCCCGCTGACTCCACCACCTGTACGCCACCTGTTCTGTTGCCCATAGCATTCAGGCAGGGAAGGCATATAGTACGCAGCCATAGCCACACCTATGCCAGAggctccccatccccactgacCTGGCCTGGGAATACACTGCCATCTCACCCACCACAACATGCCCCAAGGATAAAGGGGGGAAGAGCCCTTGCTTTGATTGTTATGTCTGACCAATCATGTTAGCAGAGCCATACAACCAGGAACTCCCCAGAAAGGGAAAATCACCATCTGTTAAGGGCAGAGCAAATCCCACTAGGCAGATAGGTTGGGGTCATATTAGCCCCAACAAGCTGCTGCATCATTCTTTGCCCACAGGCAAGTGCCAATCAGGCAGGGCAAAATGCTTCCCTACCTTTGAAAACATGGGAGAAAATGCTTCTGGGCTgatcccagccccagggcaccccaCGGCTCAGCGTGAGCACCAAGGGAAAAGGCTGTGAAGGTGGGTTGGTCATTGCTTCATGTTACTATGTACATCTCAGCAGTGTACATGGCACCAAGAAAGAGGAGCAACTGGATTGTGATCTAGGTTATACTGGAAAAAATCCACAGGAACTCCACTGACTTGGACAGAGtcactttggatttacaccagtgtaacttagATCAGAAACTGGCCCAAGCTCTTTGTTGCCAGGATCTTGTGGTGTAGTGTTAGGCTGATGCCAGGATGAAAGGGTGCTAGACACAGAGGGGATGGGCGTGGCAGTGCTGAAGAAGGGGATGCAGTTTCCTGTGGAGTTTGAGTGCTAAAAGCACAGTGGCTTTCTTGTGGATCATCCTTCCAAACGAGGCCCAGGGCTCACATCCAAATACCTCCCTCTGAATCgtactcagggctggtgcagcctGCCGCCAGCGAGAGTTGGGCCTTACAGCCTTGGCTCCATGTGCCAGGTGCAGTAGGGACTCTGCAGTCAGTGACTGCcatgtggattcattttaagGGTATTTGCAATGGCCCTCGCTGTCTGCCTGATCTACTAGGTTCTGAGGCTCTGCTGCATGTACCCCAGGGTGGGCCTCATCTTTGAACACAGAGGAAATGAGCCcacgtggaggtgggttttttagagcgctaggagagctctctcccagcactgcgccgcaaccacacaaggcatgttaaagcactgccgccgCAACGctttagcgttgccagtgtagactagccctgagcTGTGCAGGATAATGAACTATGCAAAGTGCTAATGATGCAAGAGGCTGTGATTACAGCTAGGAGAATCTagtctctgcacagctcccactgacttgggTTATGTCTGCACTATAGCCTGTCAGCAGAACTTATGTCACCGAGGAgggtgaataaaccaccccccgAGCGATATATGTTACACCGACAAGCGCacgtgtgcacagcgctatgcaAGCgggagagctgctgctgctgttcgtggaagtggttttattatgctgaggGAAGAGCTCTCCCCCATCGGCATAGAGTGTCTTAACCGgatgtgctgcagcagcacagctgcagtggtagagctgggctGTGCACCGCTGTTCATGTAAACATGCCCTTAGTTTAACCTGGTACCTCCAGTGCTGCAGTGGGGCCctttctccccccagccctgagatTTCCAACCCCTCGGT encodes:
- the SYPL2 gene encoding synaptophysin-like protein 2, which codes for MSEPTAPAGDKEPGQQGQRLFGLRWGRLEEPLGFIKVLEWLFAIFAFGSCGSFSGETGATVKCNDDLKEMTAISVQFGYPFRLSRIPFEMPVCEGNATKRTLHLMGDFSAPSEFFVTLGVFSFLYSMAALVIYLRFHSLYIENKRLPFADFCVSVSFTFFWLVAAAAWGKGLSDVKGATRPSSLIAAMSVCHLKQAVCNAGATPAMGLANISVLFGFINFILWAGNCWFVFKETSWHAQATNKENSAEQGAIDKQ